The Blastococcus sp. HT6-4 genome window below encodes:
- the rplI gene encoding 50S ribosomal protein L9 yields the protein MKLILTQEVTGLGSSGDTVEVKGGYGRNYLLPRGLAIVATRGAEKQVESLRRARATRDVRSLEEAQAVAGRLSGLTVRVPARAGDGGRLFGRVTTADVAAAVTAAGGPELDRRRIELPSSIKTTGEHTVTVRVHPEVSTQLAIEVVAG from the coding sequence ATGAAGCTGATCCTCACGCAGGAGGTCACCGGTCTCGGGTCCTCCGGCGACACCGTCGAGGTCAAGGGCGGCTACGGCCGCAACTACCTCCTGCCCCGCGGGCTGGCCATCGTGGCCACCCGCGGTGCCGAGAAGCAGGTCGAGTCCCTGCGGCGGGCGCGTGCCACCCGCGACGTGCGCTCCCTCGAGGAGGCGCAGGCCGTGGCCGGTCGTCTGTCGGGCCTGACCGTCCGTGTGCCGGCCCGCGCCGGTGACGGCGGCCGGCTGTTCGGCCGGGTCACGACCGCCGACGTCGCCGCCGCGGTGACCGCCGCCGGTGGCCCGGAGCTCGACCGCCGCCGGATCGAGCTGCCCAGCAGCATCAAGACCACGGGAGAGCACACCGTCACCGTGCGGGTGCACCCCGAGGTCTCGACGCAGCTGGCCATCGAGGTCGTCGCCGGCTAG
- the rpsR gene encoding 30S ribosomal protein S18: MPKPPVRKPKKKVCQFCKDKATYVDYKDTTLLRKFISDRGKIRARRVSGNCSQHQRDVATAVKNSREMALLPYTSTAR, encoded by the coding sequence GTGCCCAAGCCCCCTGTTCGGAAGCCCAAGAAGAAGGTCTGCCAGTTCTGCAAGGACAAGGCGACCTACGTCGACTACAAGGACACGACCCTGCTGCGGAAGTTCATCTCCGACCGCGGCAAGATCCGTGCCCGCCGCGTGAGCGGCAACTGCAGCCAGCACCAGCGTGACGTCGCCACGGCGGTCAAGAACAGCCGTGAGATGGCGCTGCTGCCCTACACCTCCACGGCGCGCTGA